A window of Flammeovirga kamogawensis genomic DNA:
ATCGAAGTATACCTGGATTGTCTGCATCTTTACTTTTTTCTCTGTAAGAGATCGCACTTTGATTTATATTGATTGTATCAATTTGCAGATCAATCTTCATTCTTTTAATTAATTTATTGGGTAGTTCTTTATATTTAGAGGTGTCCTCCTGATAGTTTTTATCTCTGTAGATATCATAATTTAATTGATCTACGGAAATTTTATTTAATGCAATAATATCCCGGTTAAATAAGTGCTCAGGTTTAAAACCAGACCCTTTCAATTCTTCAATTTCCAATGTCATTTTATCAGTTTGTTTTCCTGATATATCAAAAAACAATTTGTCAGAATAAAGAGGATGAAGTTTAAATTTTGAAAGTGTAATAAAATCATTCTGGTTATTAATAACTAGACTATCAAATTCATACCCATATAAACTTCCACCTTTTCTCATAAATGTAGGTCCACAAGAGAACATAAATGTTTTGATGTTTATAATTTTATTAATGTTGTTTTCATCAAGATTAAACTCAATACCTTCGATAATGAAATTCTGTTTGGAATGAAAAACATGTTTGTGCTTATTATTTTTATCTACAGAATATCCATTAAATTCAGTATCTCTAATTTCAATAGAAGAAATCCCGATAGAGGATAACCTTTTACTAAGCACATCTAGTTTAGGTATAGGTGAATGTTTACCCGTTTTTTTAGTAACTACTTTTTTATCTTGGTTTATCCAAAAATATTGAATGTTAGGATGAATTATTCTGATGTGTTCAAGGTTTACTTCACCTAAAATAGCACTACTGAAAATATTTTTGAATTGAATGCTAAGAGTATCAACCGACCCATTGATCCAATCGTTATGATTATCTTGAATATTAGGAATAATGGTAATGCCTATAGCTTTTATCTTGCTAGAAGACCAATTGATATCAAAATCTTGAAAATTGACAAAATACCCTTTCCCTTTTTTTCCTATTGCGATTTCTTTTAAAGTATCTGTAGCTAGTTTCTCTAATCTATAAGTTCCGAACTCTATAATTACTAATAGAGCAACAGGTAGTAGAACAAGAACTAGCAGGCTAATAAGAATATTCTTTTTGGTATGGGATATATGCATATAAATAGGTATTAGATTATTTATAAAAATAACAAAAAAAACCTTTGAATAATTTATTATACAAAGGTTCTTCATAGTAAACTGAAATCTTTTTTGTTAATTAAATAAATGCATTACTGCAACTAATGATACAATAGATGCACAGAACCACAATATAATACCTTGATACATTGGCTTAGTTCCTACATGTTTTACGCTATCTAAATCTAAAGTACAACCAATAGTAAATAATGATAATGCCAAACCTTTGTGAGCAATGAAATTACAAATAGGAGCAATAACATGAGTACTTGGAATATATGAATTGATAAGCATTGCAATTACAAAACCTAAAATAAATGTAGGCATTGTTTTAAAGTTGATTTTACCTGATTGGCTAAAAGCAGCAATTAAAGAAATAGGTACAATCCATAGAGCTCGTGTTAATTTAACTGTTGTTGCAATTTTTAATGCTTCTTCACCATAGGCTTGCGCAGCACCTACAACAGCACTAGTATCATGAATAGCCAAAGCAGCCCACCAGCCAAATTGATTCTGTGACATATCTAGGTATTTACCTATTACCGGGAAAAGTACTAAAGCCACAGCATTTAAAATAAAGACTGTACCCATAGCTACAGAAATTTGTCTTTCATTGGCTTTTAAAGCTGGGGCCATTGCTGCAATTGCACTTCCTCCACAAATTGCCGTTCCAGAGGCAATAAGTCTATATATTGTTTTATCGAGCCCAAATTTTCTACCTAGAATACCTCCCATAGTTAATGTTAAGGCAATACTAGTAAAAGTAATTAAAGAACCCTCAGAGCCCGTTTTAATAGCATCTGTAGCATTTAAACCAAAACCTAAAAAGACTACAGACCATTTTAAAAGACTACTACTAATTTTTTTGTTTAATTGTTGATTGGGTAGTTTAAAGAAAATAGCAAAGAAAATACCACTAAATAAAGCAACAGCAGTAGATACCCAAGGAGTTAATGTTAGTAAGGCTAAAGTTATATAAACAACTTTGTTTAAAGTTGGATAAGATTTAATATTTTGAATCGATATATTATTCATAAATTTTAATTTTTGATTACATACAAATGTGTTCAAAAATTAGATGAATAATAATTCAGAAAAGTAATTGGTTATTACTTTTTGTTATAATGAAGCATTGTATAATCCATGAATTTATTTCCTAAGCCTATAGATCCACCTTCCTTTATAACAAAATGTAACTTTCTGTTCATCTCAAAATTTTCAATATCAATTATTTGAAGTTGATCTCTATTTAATTCATCAAGAACAGAGTAGATAGATAGAATTGCATAATTAGGAGATGAAGCAATGTATCTTTTTATACTTTCGGTTGTATCTAACTCCATAATTATATTTAAATCATTTATAGATAGAGATTCTCCTTTTAAAGCATGTTCAATTATTTTTCTAGTTCCACTTCCTTGTTCTCTCATTACAATGGGTTTAGAAAAAATATCTTGCAATTCTACAGTTTGTAGCTTATTAAATTTAGATGATGCAACTAATACCAATTCATCATTTAAAAAAGGTATATATTTTAGCCCTCCTCTATGTGGGGAACCTTCAATCATACCAATATCTATTTTATCTTCAATAAGCCAATTTTCTATAGCTTCTGTATTACCACTTTTAATCTCGACCTTTGCATCTTTTACTTTTTGCTGAAATTCCGCAATCACGCTAGGTATAATATATTGTGCAATTGTAGTACTTGCACCAATACGTATAGTACCTCCTTGATGATCTTTTAAGGCATCCATTTCAAAAGTTAATTGCCTTTCTAAGCTAAAAATCTTTTCACAATAAATCTTTAATATTTCACCAGCTTGAGTTAAATGAATAATTACACCTTTTCTTTCTAACAAAGGTAATTGGTATTCCTCCTCTAAAGCTCTAACGTGTTTAGTTACAGCAGGTTGTGAAATCCCTAAAACTTCAGAGGCTTTTGTAAAACTCTGACGTTGAACTACTTCGTAGAATACATGTAATCTGAAATGTGATTTCATTTTTTTTGCTTTAGGTTTGATTTTTCACTAAATTAATAGACGGAATGAATTAAATATACACTAGATGTGTATTAGTTGCTAACATTTTTCCACTATTAATAATCCAAAAAACGATACAGTATTAAAAAGTATGATAATTATCAATAATTCTTGATGATGAAGATTTCGATAATTGGAAGCATTTATTACTAAATTATGATATAATAATATACCTGTATCCAATAAACTACCACCATGTCACTATCAATAACTAAAAGACCTGTTATCCTTTATGACAGTTCTTGTCCGAAACAAAGTAAATTTGCAAATGATGTAAATTTAAAAATCACAGATCTAAGAGAGATTGAAGTCAATGCTTGTCCACTATCAGAACGATTGCTTGTTGATATTCTCGAAAAAATGAGAGTAAAACCATCTTCTGTGTTGATTAATGAGAAGTCACCTTGGTATAGATGCTTTTCAGATGATTTTTACGAAATGAGTGATGTTGTTCTAATCAGAACATTAGTCGATTTCCCCTCCTTGTTAAAAACACCAATTGTAATTCTTGATGAACAGGTATTTGTTGATCCCAAAGAGGAGTATCTTCCAATAGAAGAATTTGCGTATTAATTTCTTTAGAAATAAGAGAAAAGGTATTATCTATACATTTATTAAAAAATAAGTATATGATAGTACCTTTTTTGTCTTTAGATAGTATTCATACTTCAATTAAAAAGGAAGTATTATCTGCAATTGAACAGGTTTATAATGCAAATGATTTTATTTTAGGTGAGAAGTTAACTGCGTTTGAGGAGCAATACGCCAAAGCAACAGGAGTAAATTATTGTGTAGGTGTTGGTAACGGCTTAGATGCACTAAAAATAGCATTATTAGCACTTGATATTAATAAGGGAGATGAGGTAATTATTCCAGCAAATACATTTTTTGCTACCTTACAAGCAGTAGTACTTGTTGGTGCTAAACCTATTCTAGTAGATGTAAATCAAAAAGATGGTTTAATAGACATTGATTTATTAAAAAAGAGCATAACCTCAAAAACAAAAGCAATACTACCTGTTCATATGTATGGTAATGTTGCAGATGTATTATCTATATTAAAATTGATTAAAGGGAAAGAAATTTACCTTATTGAAGATAACGCTCAAGCTCATCTTGCAACTCTTAAAAACCAATTTACAGGTAGTTTTGGTCATATTAATGCAACAAGTTTTTATCCAGGAAAAAATTTAGGAGCATTAGGTGATGGTGGTGCAATAACTACAAATAGTAAGGAATTAGCAGATAAATGCAAAGCAATTAGAAATTATGGGTCTTCTGAAAAGTACTATTATGATGTATTAGGTGAAAATTCTAGATTAGATAATTTACAAGCAGCAGTATTATCGGTAAAGCTAAAATATTTACCAGAGTGGACATTGGAAAGAAAAAAAATAGCAGCAATTTACGCAAAAGAATTATTAGGAATAGGGGATATCAGTATGTTTGAAATAGAGAATACTGTCGGGCATGTCTATCATTTATTTACAATATTGACAGAGCATAGAGATCAATTATCAGCGTTTTTAAAAGAAAAGAACATCCAAACTATAGTTCACTATCCTGTCCCAATCCACCTACAAAAATCTGTAGCAAATTTAGGGTACAAAAAAGGCGATTTTCCCGTTTCCGAAAAAATCGCCAATTCTATTTTGAGCCTACCCCTTTTTATTGGTCTTACTAATAAAGAACAAATGTATGTGGTAGCACAAATTAAATTATTTTTTAGTGTGAATAACCTGCTTCACGCATAGTCTTAAAACATCTGCATGATGAACAGACCCTTGTTGGTTTTTAAAACTATCCTCTCTTATATATTGAGCTTCTAAAGCGAGGTTATCATTTAACTTTTTATTAATGACTGCATAGGCTCTATGTTTATTGACAAAAGCATTTGTAGACTTATCGTTAAAATTTATAAACATTTCACCCCCAATACCAAAAGTCCAAGAATTGATAGCTTTTCTTACCATGTAAGAATACCTAAGTCTATTTTTCTGATCCTTTTCTTTATTTTCTTCGCCTTGTATAGTAGTGGTTAAAAACTGCTCTTCAAACCTTGCTCTTTGAGTAAAATACCAAGATTTATTTCTACTTAGAAAATGTTTCCCGATTAAATCTTGGTTTGGACGTATTTCTGATACATTTGCTCCTTCTGAATCAAATACATAAAAATAACCAATCCCAAGTCTGATAGAAAAATTCTTGTTGATTTTATACTTTGCCCCTGAACGAGCTTGTACTCTATTTGCCGTTACATCAAACTGGTGCAAATAAGCAGCATCAGTATCAATACTCCATTTCTTATTTAGCTTTATGGAATTAAAATAATGTAACCATAACCTTTTATCATCTGATATTTGAGCAAATGATAAGTCAGATATTAAGAAGCAATATATTGCTATCGATATTTTTAAAAAATTTTTCAATGTTTGCCGCTTGTTATTTATCACACATAAGTGTAAAGATACTAGAGAAGGGACATTATACTGTATTTATCAATAAATAATATTAGAAACTTTTACCAAAAGCAACACCAAAACTCCACGTATCGTATACATTTCCTTTAATATCATAAGAGAAGTTTGGAGAAATACACCATTCTCCAGGTAATTCAAATTCTTTTTCAATCATAAATTTACAAACAGCAAAGTTCTGGTTTTTTTCTAATTCAATACCCGGACCTACACCAATATTCCATCCTTCCAGCGGACTGTAGAATAACATTAAAGCGCCAACATATGCATATTCTCTTTCTAGTTCTTCAGTCCCTCCATGTTCTCCATTTCCCTCACCAGGAACTTCAATCATGTACTGTGCTATTTCCATATCGTTAATTAATCCGATAGAGAATTTTTTAGAGATTCTAAATGTATAATCTAAGCCAAAACTAGGAACTAACAATCCTTCATGAGAAGAAATTTCTTGTGGAATAAATGTGTACCCTAAATAAAAAGCTACTTTATGTCTTCTCATTTTTTCATGTTCTCCTTCATTCTCAAGTCCTTCTATATGGTGATCTTTTTTTGTATAGTCGTCTTTATAGCTTTCTACATATTGGTTGTGATTTGCATTTTCTGTTGCTTCTTGAGCAAATACATTTGATGCTGATAAAGCTAAAATTGAACCTAGAATGAATAGTTGTACTTTTATTAATTTCATATCATTATTATTAAAATACCTTTTAAATTTCTCTGCAAATTATAGTTTAACTTTAAACTTTTTGAGTTATTTATGATAATGATATTTAACAATTTTTTATAAAATATAATACAGTATTTTTTGATAAAAAAAGAGGCTGTGTATTGTTAAATACACAGCCCTAATAAATATATGAGTTAATTGATACTTAGATCAATTTTCTAACTTCAATTATTAAACATTGTCCAGCTTCTAAAGTTGCAGACATCCAATTTTCAACAAATTTATATTCTTTTTTACCTACAAAGTCCCAATATGCACCATTGTTAGTACCAGGAATATTTAGATAAAAATCTTGCGAATTGTTGTAATCTGTATTAGCAACTACAAGTAAAGAATGTTCTGGATGCCACGGATCAAAACGTTCAAAAGCAATTACACTCTCAAAGGCAGTTTCTGGGTAATGAATTGTCATAGACTCCTCATTTCCACGTAAGTGGTTATTGTTCAATAACCAACCAAAGTGATTGTAAATGTTATTAATGTATTTTATATACCCAATTAAGTTATGATCGTTGTTCCAACGTAGAGCAGATTTATAGAATAAAGGTAATCTTTGTTGACTATAAAAATCTGTTTCTGATTGTAAGAAGTTTAATCCAGTATTAACAGGCCATTCTTCCAAAAGCTCAAAACCTTGATGTATAAAAGGAATAGAGTTAGGTAAGAACTTATTTAATACATAAGTTACTTTACAATGTGGTTCACCACCACGCATCATTGCTCTAGGCGTATTGTGGGTTTCTGGAGTACCATAATAAGGTAAAGCAAGGTAATTATTAGAGTCTTCTACAATTCTTTGAATTCCTTGGCGCTTATCACGAGAAGTAACTCTCCATTCATGTCCCAGTACAGCATTAAAGCCAGCATTTCTACTTTTCTGAGTAACATCAAAGTTTTCTTCACAGAAAGCAAAATCTCTATCATTTTTACGGGCTCTATCAATAATCTCTTCCATAAGAGGTTGAGGTAATGCATGTCCCATATCAATCATTACGCCGTCAATACCAAAAGATTGGTAGTGAGGTATAACACCGCTAATTTTATCCCAAAGAGGTCTATTTACGTGAGTTGGCTGAGCTAACTCAGGGTTGTAGTAACGTATTGTATCGTATGCTATGTAGTTATAATCATTTGGTTCATGATCATAAGGGAAATTGTACATACGTAAATAAGTAACATCCGACCAAGCTGGTTGAATATCATCTGGTGGCCAATCTGCAAAAGCACCAGGAATAATTAATTCGCCCTCATCTGTATAAGCTACAAATTTTCCTTCTTCAACTTTAATTTGTTCTGGAGTAGGTGGCTTTTTAAATAAAGAACGGTACTCTCTACTAGGTGCAAAGTGATACCCTCCACCATCAGGAATTTGCTTAATTGCAGCTAATTCATCTGCAGGGAATTCAGGACTATGGTATTCATGTGTTCTTTTTCTATCAATCCAATAGAACCATTCTGGATTTAATTTTACCCAATCTCCACCTAAAGAAGATGTACGCAAAACAAACTCCATAATAACACGCATTCCCATCATATGAGCAGCCTCAACAAACGCTTCGAATTGCTCTTCTACCGTAAAAGGAATAAGCGGATCTGCTAAATTAGGATCAAGTTTATATTGATCTTTAATAGCATACGGAGAACCTAAATCACCTCTGTTACCATCTTCACCAATACTGGTAAGTGGTAGCATATATACAGTATTACAACCTAAGTCTCTAATGTACTTAAGCATTGAAATACATTTTAATAATGTACCAGTCTCTCTAAAACCATTATCACTACTAGTAATATCCATTCTATTTCCAGAACCAACATGACCGTCGTTATCGTGATCGTAAGCAGTTGTTAAACGCGGAAATAAATTATAGAAATTAGAAACATAGGTCCAGTCACCACCGTAACCATGTACTTCATTTCTTAATTGAGAAAGGGAATGATTATAGTTGACATTTCTATCTGTAGGAGCAGTGATTTCTTGAATCGACTCCTTAAAGAAGGTCATTGGGTTTGTTTTTACTGGATAGGAAGCACCTTGCTCCTGACCTAGCCATAATGAAGGCACATAATAATCTCTAGTTTCTTTGGCTTCATTCGCTTCTAAGAAATCAAGGATTTTGAGTAGCTTTGAATCTTTTTTCATACTTATTATTTCAAAACGTTTGTACTGAAATAGAACTTATATTCACTGTGTGTTTTC
This region includes:
- a CDS encoding AsmA family protein, producing the protein MHISHTKKNILISLLVLVLLPVALLVIIEFGTYRLEKLATDTLKEIAIGKKGKGYFVNFQDFDINWSSSKIKAIGITIIPNIQDNHNDWINGSVDTLSIQFKNIFSSAILGEVNLEHIRIIHPNIQYFWINQDKKVVTKKTGKHSPIPKLDVLSKRLSSIGISSIEIRDTEFNGYSVDKNNKHKHVFHSKQNFIIEGIEFNLDENNINKIINIKTFMFSCGPTFMRKGGSLYGYEFDSLVINNQNDFITLSKFKLHPLYSDKLFFDISGKQTDKMTLEIEELKGSGFKPEHLFNRDIIALNKISVDQLNYDIYRDKNYQEDTSKYKELPNKLIKRMKIDLQIDTININQSAISYREKSKDADNPGILRLSKINGSIHNINSTSNSPIKIDLKFNFLSKYPAYLKSSISLDTTSNWFLKADGHISKFPLVALNNFTHNNLGVLFQRGYSQKINFNLTLNNDIGRGNLDFFYNDLKLKITGKNDMKVSFVESLAGFAANNIVAYKNNWDDKRARHAPLYFKRVTYKSPIHYLIHTILSGAPTSVIGSYSQLPPEERKAYKHHKKATHQ
- a CDS encoding YeiH family protein translates to MNNISIQNIKSYPTLNKVVYITLALLTLTPWVSTAVALFSGIFFAIFFKLPNQQLNKKISSSLLKWSVVFLGFGLNATDAIKTGSEGSLITFTSIALTLTMGGILGRKFGLDKTIYRLIASGTAICGGSAIAAMAPALKANERQISVAMGTVFILNAVALVLFPVIGKYLDMSQNQFGWWAALAIHDTSAVVGAAQAYGEEALKIATTVKLTRALWIVPISLIAAFSQSGKINFKTMPTFILGFVIAMLINSYIPSTHVIAPICNFIAHKGLALSLFTIGCTLDLDSVKHVGTKPMYQGIILWFCASIVSLVAVMHLFN
- a CDS encoding LysR substrate-binding domain-containing protein, with the translated sequence MKSHFRLHVFYEVVQRQSFTKASEVLGISQPAVTKHVRALEEEYQLPLLERKGVIIHLTQAGEILKIYCEKIFSLERQLTFEMDALKDHQGGTIRIGASTTIAQYIIPSVIAEFQQKVKDAKVEIKSGNTEAIENWLIEDKIDIGMIEGSPHRGGLKYIPFLNDELVLVASSKFNKLQTVELQDIFSKPIVMREQGSGTRKIIEHALKGESLSINDLNIIMELDTTESIKRYIASSPNYAILSIYSVLDELNRDQLQIIDIENFEMNRKLHFVIKEGGSIGLGNKFMDYTMLHYNKK
- a CDS encoding arsenate reductase family protein, whose amino-acid sequence is MSLSITKRPVILYDSSCPKQSKFANDVNLKITDLREIEVNACPLSERLLVDILEKMRVKPSSVLINEKSPWYRCFSDDFYEMSDVVLIRTLVDFPSLLKTPIVILDEQVFVDPKEEYLPIEEFAY
- a CDS encoding DegT/DnrJ/EryC1/StrS family aminotransferase, yielding MIVPFLSLDSIHTSIKKEVLSAIEQVYNANDFILGEKLTAFEEQYAKATGVNYCVGVGNGLDALKIALLALDINKGDEVIIPANTFFATLQAVVLVGAKPILVDVNQKDGLIDIDLLKKSITSKTKAILPVHMYGNVADVLSILKLIKGKEIYLIEDNAQAHLATLKNQFTGSFGHINATSFYPGKNLGALGDGGAITTNSKELADKCKAIRNYGSSEKYYYDVLGENSRLDNLQAAVLSVKLKYLPEWTLERKKIAAIYAKELLGIGDISMFEIENTVGHVYHLFTILTEHRDQLSAFLKEKNIQTIVHYPVPIHLQKSVANLGYKKGDFPVSEKIANSILSLPLFIGLTNKEQMYVVAQIKLFFSVNNLLHA
- a CDS encoding DUF2490 domain-containing protein, translated to MKNFLKISIAIYCFLISDLSFAQISDDKRLWLHYFNSIKLNKKWSIDTDAAYLHQFDVTANRVQARSGAKYKINKNFSIRLGIGYFYVFDSEGANVSEIRPNQDLIGKHFLSRNKSWYFTQRARFEEQFLTTTIQGEENKEKDQKNRLRYSYMVRKAINSWTFGIGGEMFINFNDKSTNAFVNKHRAYAVINKKLNDNLALEAQYIREDSFKNQQGSVHHADVLRLCVKQVIHTKK
- a CDS encoding alpha-amylase family glycosyl hydrolase produces the protein MKKDSKLLKILDFLEANEAKETRDYYVPSLWLGQEQGASYPVKTNPMTFFKESIQEITAPTDRNVNYNHSLSQLRNEVHGYGGDWTYVSNFYNLFPRLTTAYDHDNDGHVGSGNRMDITSSDNGFRETGTLLKCISMLKYIRDLGCNTVYMLPLTSIGEDGNRGDLGSPYAIKDQYKLDPNLADPLIPFTVEEQFEAFVEAAHMMGMRVIMEFVLRTSSLGGDWVKLNPEWFYWIDRKRTHEYHSPEFPADELAAIKQIPDGGGYHFAPSREYRSLFKKPPTPEQIKVEEGKFVAYTDEGELIIPGAFADWPPDDIQPAWSDVTYLRMYNFPYDHEPNDYNYIAYDTIRYYNPELAQPTHVNRPLWDKISGVIPHYQSFGIDGVMIDMGHALPQPLMEEIIDRARKNDRDFAFCEENFDVTQKSRNAGFNAVLGHEWRVTSRDKRQGIQRIVEDSNNYLALPYYGTPETHNTPRAMMRGGEPHCKVTYVLNKFLPNSIPFIHQGFELLEEWPVNTGLNFLQSETDFYSQQRLPLFYKSALRWNNDHNLIGYIKYINNIYNHFGWLLNNNHLRGNEESMTIHYPETAFESVIAFERFDPWHPEHSLLVVANTDYNNSQDFYLNIPGTNNGAYWDFVGKKEYKFVENWMSATLEAGQCLIIEVRKLI